The nucleotide sequence CATTTTCCGGCTGAATTGACAAAATAGCGTATAGTAGTGGCGCCTTCATTAGAGTCGAGCGAAGCAGGGAGAAATTCAAGCAGCGGGCTGCACCCGAGGTACAACTATTCGTGCATTGGTAACGTGAACAGCCTATTTCAGGATGAGTGTCGACAAGGCTTTGGAAGCAAGCAATGGAGTGGAGCTGAAAGCAGATACTATCAATAAGTTCTTCCTGAATCTTAAGGTAGCTTTTTATTAGCCTTTAAGTTCATGGCTAAAGACAGGCTGATTATCTTGCCGTAGCTTATCAATTTATGCCCGCTATGCCAAAACTAGATCGCTCAGACTTCAAGTACAACGCCAAGGTATTCGAGAAAACCTGCCTATGGTGTGGCACAGTCTATTTCGCCAGCCGCTCCACGGCCAAGTACTGCTCGTCTACCTGCCGGGGATACGCCAATCAGGCCAAAAACTCGGAAGAAGTGTTACCCTACGATGAAACGGATAAAATGATTTCTGCCCTGCTTTCCGAAAATGCATACCTGAAGGGACAATTGCAGCGCTACGTATTCGAAAATCAGCAGCTTCAGGACAAACTCAATCAGCAAATGCCCCCAAAAGACTGAGAACGTTGCTTCCATCAGTATTTTCTGGTACAGATCGGGTTTATATTATCGAAATAGCGTCATAACTATATGCTCATCAGGATATTCCAGCTACTGACTGCCGCTTTTATGGTATTTTCCTGTCGCCCTGCTTTGCCAGAAGACGTCAGTGCAGCGATGGATCAGGTACCCGATGCGGTGGATTATAACCGGGATGTAAAGCCGATTCTTTCCGATAAATGCTTTGCCTGCCACGGCCCAGACCAGAAAAAACAAAAGGCGGGACTTCGACTGGATGTAGCAGCACACGCGTACGGTGCCTTGCCTGAATCACCCGGCCAAGTGGCCATTAAGCCTGGCAACCTGCGGGGTAGTGAGGTTTTCCGGCGCATCATCTCCACTGATCCCAAGGTCATGATGCCTGGTCCCGAATCCCACCTGAGCCTGACGGCCTATGAGAAAGCTATCTTGATTAAATGGATCGAGAACGGAGCGGAGTACCAGCCTCATTGGGCGTTTCAGAAACCGGTACGTCCCGCAATTCCAACTGAGGTCATGCGGGACTGGGGAAAAAATCCCGTCGACCGTTTCGTTGCGGCCCGGCTAGCCTCTCTGGACCTACGGCCTGCTCCCGAAGCCGACCGGGAAACCCTGATCCGCCGCGTTACGTTTGACCTGACGGGTCTTCCTCCTACGCTGGCCGAGATCGACACTTTCTTGGCGGACAAAAGTGCAGATGCCTATGAAAAGGTAGTGGATCGGCTGCTCAAGTCACCCCACTACGGCGAACGGATGGCGACGGATTGGCTGGATGTGGCCCGCTTCGCCGATTCCCATGGATATACCGTGGACCGGCTACGGGATATGTCTCCCTATCGGGATTGGGTTATCCGGGCTTTCAACCGGAACCAGCCCTACGACAGGTTCATCCATTGGCAGCTTGCGGGCGACCTGTTGTCCCAAGCCAACCGGGAAATGCGAATCGCCACGGCCTTCAACCGCAATCATCCCCAAAATATGGAAGGAGGCATCATCGAAAAGGAGTTTCAGACCGAATACGTCCTGGACCGTACCAACACGCTCGGCGATGCCTTTCTGGGTCTGTCGGTAGGGTGCGCCAAGTGCCACGACCATAAGTACGACCCTATATCCCAAAAGAACTATTACCAGCTCAGCGCTTTTTTCAACAACGTGGCAGAAGCCGGTCAGATTTCGTGGGATGATGCCATGCCATCGCCCACGCTGTTGCTGCCTACGCCCCGGCAACAGAAGCTCCTGGAATATCTGAACACTCAAATTGCCGCGCAGACCGAAACGCTACGGACCGAGCAGGAAAGGGGGGAATCGGATTTCGAACAATGGCTCTCCAGCCATTCCTATGCCGGATTGGCCCGACAGACCCTTCCCGGAGATGGACTGGTAGCCCACTATGCCTTTGAAGGAAATTCACTGCGCAATGAAGTCAATCCTAAGGACCTGGCCTACACCACGCTGGCGGGCGGCGTTCGGGAAAAGGAAGTGTGGACCACCGGACACCAGGGCGTAGGGCTATTGCTGAATGGCGATGCCTGGCTGGATCTGGACCGGGTAGGGATTTTCCGCAAATCCGAGCCGTTCAGTGTTGGGCTATGGGTCCGAATTCCCAAAGAAATGCAGGAAGGAGTGATTTTTCACAAAAGTCTGGCAGAGCGCCTCTACAATTTCCGAGGCTACCACGTGTACCTCAAGGATGGTCGGCTGGAGATGTCCATGGCCCACGTGGCTCCGGCTAATGCCATTTCTAAAATTAGCCGCCGAACGGTACCCCGAGACCGATGGATCCAGCTGACAATGACCAACGACGGTTCCGGTAGAGCAGCGGGATTGAAACTATACCTGGACGGTCGGGAAATGCCCATGCGTACCACTATGGATCACCTGGACAAGGATATCCTGTTCGACGAAAAGCGGGTAAGCCCCCAGCCCGGGCTACAGATTGGCGGCTGGTGGAGGGGCTACGGTCTCAAGAACGGAGCGATCGATGATATTGTGGTATACAACCGCACTCTGACACCCTACGAGGCCGCCATCCTGGCACAGAAAACCGACTGGAAGGCGATCGGTGCCAAAACCGTCTCACAACTCACGCAAATCGAACGGGAGGCGCTGCGGGCGTATTATTTCTCGGCCGTGCACCTACCCACGCGAAAGGCGAGGCAGGAACTCACCGAAACCCGCACAATGCTGGCCGATAGTACCGAACCGGTGCGGGAGCTGATGGTGATGCGCGAAGCCATGCAATTCCGCCCTACCTACGTGCTGGAACGGGGTAGTTACGATGCCCCGGGCGAACGGGTGTCTCCAGCTACCCCCGAGCGAATTTTTCCGTTTCCCAAAGACTATCCTAAAAACCGGTACGGTCTAGCCCGGTGGCTTACGCACCCCGACAATCCCCTGACGGCCAGGGTGGCGGTGAACCGGTACTGGCAGATGTTTTTTGGAACGGGCTTGGTCAGAACTTCCGAGGATTTTGGGAATCAGGGTGAGATGCCCTCCCATCCCAAACTTTTAGATTGGCTGGCTGTTTCCTTTCAGGAGTCGGGCTGGAATGTGAAACAACTCATCCGTACCCTCGTTACTTCAGCCACCTATCGTCAGTCGTCCCGTACCCCAAAAGCCCTGTATGAGCGTGATCCGAACAACCGCCTGCTGGCTCGGGGCCCAACCAGCCGTTTGACCGCCGAAATGTTACGGGACAATGCCCTGGCAGCCAGTGGCCTGATAAACCTACAGGTGGGCGGCAGTAGCATAAAACCCTACCAGCCCGATGGCCTGTGGCGTATCAATGGCGCTACCTACGTGCCCGATACGGGGGCACAAGTGTACAAGCGAAGCCTGTATGTACTAATTAAGCGGTCCGTACCCAATCCTACGTTGGGTACATTCGATGCGCCCTCCCGCAGTTTTTGTACCGTGCGTCGTCAGAAAACCAACACACCCCTGCAGGCCCTGGTTACGCTCAATGATCCTACTTTTGTCGAAGCCGCCCGCGTACTGGGGGAAGTCATGAGCAAAGGTGAAGACAACCGGTCCGCCCTGGTCAGAACCTACCGGAAACTGACGGGACGGCAACCTACTCCTCAGGAAGTGGCACTGCTACTGCGCCTGCAAGCCACCGAAATCGAACGCTTCCGAAAAAATCCTGCCAAAGCCCGGGGCTGGCTGACGACCGGACAGTACCGGGTCGATCCGTCCCTGGAAGCCGCCCGGGTTGCGGCCAACACAGTAGTGGCCAGTACCATCATGAATTCCGATGCCACCCTCACCAAACGCTGAAAACGCCATGGGATACCATCCTGACGAGTTCCGGCTCTACACTCCGGAATTCCATAAGTTAAACGAAAAATTGGACCGCCGTCACTTTCTGACCAAGACATCCCTGGGTTTAGGTGCCCTGGCGGCTGGTACCCTGTTCGGAGCCGGAAAACCCTTCGGCAGTGCGGCTTCCGGAACTCCCGGTCTCTCAGAAGACTCGCAGGAAGCCTTGTTGCAGGCCTTGCCTCATTTTGCCCCAAAGGCCAAACGGGTGGTATACCTCTTCATGAGCGGCGGCCCCTCGCAATTCGAGACCTTCGACTACAAGCCTAAACTGGCTCCTATGTTCGGCCAGGATCTGCCCGACTCGGTTCGGCAAGGGCAACGGCTTACCGGCATGAGCGCCAACCAAAGCAGCCTGCCTATTGCTCCTTCTGTCTTTTCCTTTAACCAATACGGGGAGTCCCGTACCTGGGTGAGCGAGTTGCTGCCCCACTCCGCCCGGGTAGTGGATGAGCTTTGTATTGTCAAATCGCTTTATACCGAGGCCATCAACCATGATCCTGCCATTACCTTTTTCCAGACCGGCAGTCAGCTACCCGGTCGGCCTTCTATTGGCTCGTGGGTGAGTTATGGCCTGGGATCGCTGAATCAGAACCTACCCACCTTCATTGCGCTGGTCTCAAAAAATGCCAGTGGACAGCCCTTGTACGCCCGCTTGTGGGGGAATGGCTTCCTACCCACCGAACACCAGGGAGTCCAGTTTCGCTCGGGTCCCGATCCGGTGCTTTTCCTCAACAATCCCGAAGGGTACGACGGAACCGACCGCCAGGAAATGCTGGGGTACCTGAAGCAGCTGAATCAACTGCAAAACGAAGCCCTCGGCGATCCTGAGGTGGAAGCCCGCATGGCCCAATACGAAATGGCATTCCGGATGCAAACCTCGGTACCCGAAGTGATGGATACCCGCGGTGAACCTGACTCCGTCTTTGAGCTTTACGGGCCCGACAGCCGGGATGCCGGTACCTATGCGGCTAATTGCCTTTTGGCGCGCAAGCTGTTGGAAAAGGATGTAAAGTTCGTCCAGCTCTACCATCAGGGCTGGGACCACCACGGAGGCTTACCGGGGGGTATCCCGGGACAGTGCAAAAAAATCGACCAACCTACCGCGGCCCTGGTCATGGATCTGAAACAACGCGGGATGCTGGACGATACCCTGGTAATCTGGGGGGGCGAATTTGGTCGTACCGTGTATTCGCAGGGTAAACTGACCGCGACCGATTACGGCCGCGACCACCACCCGCGCTGCTTTACCATGTGGATGGCCGGCGCAGGAGTCAAGCGGGGCTTCTCCTACGGCGAAACTGATGATTTTAGCTACAACATCACCCAGAATCCGGTGCATGTCCACGATTTTCAGGCTACTCTGCTTCATTTGCTTGGCGTTGACCATGAGCGCCTTACTTTCAAATTCCAAGGTCGGCGTTACCGTCTGACCGATGTGCAGGGCAAGGTAGTGCAAGGAATCCTGGCTTAAAAGGGCTTTTACATCCGTCCTATTTGTAAAAGCCTGGGTAAGTCCTTTACTTTTTAAGAGTTCAACGGAAAATAGGTTTTGGGCGAATTAGAAACTCAGCCCGGAAGAAACTTTGATGCCGAAGTTGATGGCATCCGGACTGTCGCGGTGCGTAAGCCGGTGGATGGCGTCCACCCGGATCACCTTCAGGATATTATCAATTCCGTAGCCTACTTCCACATAGGGGATTCGGCCTAATGACTGGAAGCCCAAAAGGGGTTGCCCCATTTCGCCGGTGGAAGGCGTCAGCCGGGCGTTGGCCGGGCTCACCCCGCCCGCCAGCGCCTTACCCGTCACCACAAAACGCCATTTCAACCGTTTGATGGCTGGAATGCGGTTAAAAAGCAGACCCTGGAAATTGTGTTCGAACATGAGTCCGGCGTAATGGTCGTTGGCAAATTCAAAGCGGCTCATCAGATTGTAGCCACTGCTGGAATAGATCAGGGATGGATTGCCCTTGGGAATAAAAAGCAGCGAATAGGGTAGGGTGGAAGGGGTATAGCCCAGGTTGATGTTATAGGAGGTCCGACCCAATATCCCCAGCCGGAACGAGTGCTCGATCCCCAACTGGAAACGGTGGTAATTAAAATCACCGTTCAAGGCCTTGGTTCCCAACTCATACCGAAAAACAAGGGTAGGTTGATTACTGCCTGGGATGCCGTAGCGGAAGTTGTCGTCCTGTACCATGATTTCTCCGGGGGCGAAGCGGGTTTCCAGTGTAAGCTCACTGGTCCGGTACCGGCTCCGGTAGGTGGCATCGGGGTCTCCGGGCATTTGGTAGGCGAAGGGGAATTTCGGATCAAAGGTACGGGTATCCAGGCCAACGGTCTGGGTGAACCCACCCCCCAGCTCCCGCCGGATGTAGGTGCGGGTATGTTGCTGGAAGTAGGGACGGCTGAGCTCTCCGAACCGGCTGAAGGCCCCCCAGAGAAAGTTGCTGCCGATCAGTTTACTACTGAATCCCAGCTGCTCAAGATCGTAACTGTGGTCGAGGCCGATGACTGTCCAGGGCTTTTTCCCGGCCACAAACTCTACGCCACCTCCGTATTTGAATCGCCTGTCGAGGGTACCGTACGCTCCGTACCCGTGCAGGATCCAGCGACGGCTGAAATCCACGTTGGTGTGTAATCCCAGCCGCAATCGGTGACCTTCCACGTCGTTGTTGGCATAGCTGTAGATAAGTGGCCCCAGTTCCAGTCCCGAGCTACCGAAGGGCAGGTACCCCCCGTTGAGCAGATTAATGACCTTGCCCACGGTTTTCATCACGGGCGTGTTGCGAACGGAGTCCACAACTTCGAACACCCGCAGCTCCTCCCGGCTCAACCCCTGGGGACGTACCTCCTTCCAGTAGTCTGGGGTACTTTGCCGGTAATTTTCGGCCAGTTCCAGGGCGGGTTCGTAAAAGCCGGGTTCCAGGGGCTCGTTGACTTTCAGATTCTGGGCCACGAGATAAAAACGCACTACCACGCCCGGTGCATTAGGCAGGGGACGGTCCGAGTCGATGAGGAGTTGTGTGAGCACGGGGAGGCGCACGGGGCGGTCCGGGCCACTGGTTTCGACATCCTCCCAGTACTGCTCCAACCGGAGGGCTTCGACAAAATTGATGTTCGCCCGGCGGTCGATGTTGGCTTCGATCTTGAGCAGACCCAGGCGCGTGGTATCGATCCAGACAGTCCCGTTGAAAGCCAGATCCTTAATCTGCCTGGGCTCGAAGTCGATCTGGTAGCACTGGATACCCCCCACAGAAACCGTGTCGATGAGGCGGTAGGCGTAGGAAGCTTCCCAATATTGTCCCAGGGGTGAAGGCAGGTCTTTGCGCAACAGGCTGACATAATTCCCGTAAAAATTATATTGCTGGAAGGAAGCACCCGTAAATTGGGCGGTGAGGCCGCCATCGCTGATACCGACCCCGATCGCCCGGCTCTTCAGGACGTGTTCCTTGATTTTGGCGGGATTGGAGCGGTAGTAATATTCGGAGTAAGTTTCCGACACGAACACGGGTACCACGGGCTTGCCGTCGTCTCCCACGAGGGCGGGTAGTTTGGCCAGATTCCTATTTACCAGTCCGGGACGGCGGGTTTCTCCGGTGAATTCGTCGAGGTAAGCCTCGGTTTTGGCGTAGCTGTCAAACTGATAGGCGGTCAACTGACTGGGATCGAACTGGTCGCGGCGTTTGACGGCTTCCCGGATAAGGGGATAGGCGGGATCGCCGCCCTTGGCGTATACCTTCACCTCCTGGAGCAAGTTGGAGGTAGGTACCAGCACTATATCGATGGTCTGGTCCGTCTCCTGCGTGAGCGGGTAGGTTCGGGTTGCGTACCCGAGGCTCGTAACTAGCAACGAATCGCCGGGACGGCTGGTCACAATCACATAGTTTCCTTCAAAATCCGAAGTAGCGCCTGAACTGGTGCCCCGGATGGCCACACTGACGAACGGGATACCCTGCCGGGTGGTGCTGTCGGTGATGTGGCCGCTGATGCGGTAGGTCGTTTGGGCCGTGGCGAATCCGGTTAGCAGGAGCCAACCAAAAAATCCAATCCATCGCACCAAAACGAATGTATTCATGGGTACCCCTAGCTGAAGACAATTACCGGGACAGTGTTGTCCGGCAACGGGTCAACATCCAACTCAGGTAATTGGTTCAGGCTGTAAAAAGACCATACCAAACCCAGGAAAACTCCTATTTTTTCCTTTCATTCGCCAGTCTTTTTCGTAGAAAACTATTCATGCCCGGTACCTGACTAAGGCAGTAGGAAAAAGAATTTATTTGAAAGCCGGAATGCTCTACCCACATTCTCCAGAACTAGTGCCAGGAGGCCATCTCATCGGCAGACCTGTTCAGGCCATGTCTTCAGTCATCCGGCCGGATTTCTTAAGGTACCGGACATACCCGTACACCAAACCCAGGCCTAGCACTACGGCTCCAAAAACTACCCAACGATTAACGGTGGGCGGCAGGACCGGGTACTTGTAGAGTAGCAGCGCCGCAATCCCCAATAGCCATACGAGCAGGGTGTTATATTCCTTCAGGAGCCAGCGCTTGTAGTTGAAACGCATACTGCCGAGGGTAGCCCCCAGGCCGCTCAGACGGATCCACCAGCGGTTCACCTGCTGGCAGTACTGGTCGAAGACGGCTCCGAACTTATTGCGCAAAAAGTTCTCTTCGGCCAACACAATGGCCTGATAGATGAACAGGAATAGCGGAATGACAATGGCTACGTAAATCAAAGAATTGGACAGGATGCCCACGCCCACCAACATCAGGATGTTTCCTACGTAGAGCGGATTACGGCCGTGGCTGAAGATTCCTTCGGTAACGAG is from Salmonirosea aquatica and encodes:
- a CDS encoding DUF1553 domain-containing protein, yielding MLIRIFQLLTAAFMVFSCRPALPEDVSAAMDQVPDAVDYNRDVKPILSDKCFACHGPDQKKQKAGLRLDVAAHAYGALPESPGQVAIKPGNLRGSEVFRRIISTDPKVMMPGPESHLSLTAYEKAILIKWIENGAEYQPHWAFQKPVRPAIPTEVMRDWGKNPVDRFVAARLASLDLRPAPEADRETLIRRVTFDLTGLPPTLAEIDTFLADKSADAYEKVVDRLLKSPHYGERMATDWLDVARFADSHGYTVDRLRDMSPYRDWVIRAFNRNQPYDRFIHWQLAGDLLSQANREMRIATAFNRNHPQNMEGGIIEKEFQTEYVLDRTNTLGDAFLGLSVGCAKCHDHKYDPISQKNYYQLSAFFNNVAEAGQISWDDAMPSPTLLLPTPRQQKLLEYLNTQIAAQTETLRTEQERGESDFEQWLSSHSYAGLARQTLPGDGLVAHYAFEGNSLRNEVNPKDLAYTTLAGGVREKEVWTTGHQGVGLLLNGDAWLDLDRVGIFRKSEPFSVGLWVRIPKEMQEGVIFHKSLAERLYNFRGYHVYLKDGRLEMSMAHVAPANAISKISRRTVPRDRWIQLTMTNDGSGRAAGLKLYLDGREMPMRTTMDHLDKDILFDEKRVSPQPGLQIGGWWRGYGLKNGAIDDIVVYNRTLTPYEAAILAQKTDWKAIGAKTVSQLTQIEREALRAYYFSAVHLPTRKARQELTETRTMLADSTEPVRELMVMREAMQFRPTYVLERGSYDAPGERVSPATPERIFPFPKDYPKNRYGLARWLTHPDNPLTARVAVNRYWQMFFGTGLVRTSEDFGNQGEMPSHPKLLDWLAVSFQESGWNVKQLIRTLVTSATYRQSSRTPKALYERDPNNRLLARGPTSRLTAEMLRDNALAASGLINLQVGGSSIKPYQPDGLWRINGATYVPDTGAQVYKRSLYVLIKRSVPNPTLGTFDAPSRSFCTVRRQKTNTPLQALVTLNDPTFVEAARVLGEVMSKGEDNRSALVRTYRKLTGRQPTPQEVALLLRLQATEIERFRKNPAKARGWLTTGQYRVDPSLEAARVAANTVVASTIMNSDATLTKR
- a CDS encoding DUF1501 domain-containing protein, with amino-acid sequence MGYHPDEFRLYTPEFHKLNEKLDRRHFLTKTSLGLGALAAGTLFGAGKPFGSAASGTPGLSEDSQEALLQALPHFAPKAKRVVYLFMSGGPSQFETFDYKPKLAPMFGQDLPDSVRQGQRLTGMSANQSSLPIAPSVFSFNQYGESRTWVSELLPHSARVVDELCIVKSLYTEAINHDPAITFFQTGSQLPGRPSIGSWVSYGLGSLNQNLPTFIALVSKNASGQPLYARLWGNGFLPTEHQGVQFRSGPDPVLFLNNPEGYDGTDRQEMLGYLKQLNQLQNEALGDPEVEARMAQYEMAFRMQTSVPEVMDTRGEPDSVFELYGPDSRDAGTYAANCLLARKLLEKDVKFVQLYHQGWDHHGGLPGGIPGQCKKIDQPTAALVMDLKQRGMLDDTLVIWGGEFGRTVYSQGKLTATDYGRDHHPRCFTMWMAGAGVKRGFSYGETDDFSYNITQNPVHVHDFQATLLHLLGVDHERLTFKFQGRRYRLTDVQGKVVQGILA
- a CDS encoding DUF5686 and carboxypeptidase-like regulatory domain-containing protein codes for the protein MNTFVLVRWIGFFGWLLLTGFATAQTTYRISGHITDSTTRQGIPFVSVAIRGTSSGATSDFEGNYVIVTSRPGDSLLVTSLGYATRTYPLTQETDQTIDIVLVPTSNLLQEVKVYAKGGDPAYPLIREAVKRRDQFDPSQLTAYQFDSYAKTEAYLDEFTGETRRPGLVNRNLAKLPALVGDDGKPVVPVFVSETYSEYYYRSNPAKIKEHVLKSRAIGVGISDGGLTAQFTGASFQQYNFYGNYVSLLRKDLPSPLGQYWEASYAYRLIDTVSVGGIQCYQIDFEPRQIKDLAFNGTVWIDTTRLGLLKIEANIDRRANINFVEALRLEQYWEDVETSGPDRPVRLPVLTQLLIDSDRPLPNAPGVVVRFYLVAQNLKVNEPLEPGFYEPALELAENYRQSTPDYWKEVRPQGLSREELRVFEVVDSVRNTPVMKTVGKVINLLNGGYLPFGSSGLELGPLIYSYANNDVEGHRLRLGLHTNVDFSRRWILHGYGAYGTLDRRFKYGGGVEFVAGKKPWTVIGLDHSYDLEQLGFSSKLIGSNFLWGAFSRFGELSRPYFQQHTRTYIRRELGGGFTQTVGLDTRTFDPKFPFAYQMPGDPDATYRSRYRTSELTLETRFAPGEIMVQDDNFRYGIPGSNQPTLVFRYELGTKALNGDFNYHRFQLGIEHSFRLGILGRTSYNINLGYTPSTLPYSLLFIPKGNPSLIYSSSGYNLMSRFEFANDHYAGLMFEHNFQGLLFNRIPAIKRLKWRFVVTGKALAGGVSPANARLTPSTGEMGQPLLGFQSLGRIPYVEVGYGIDNILKVIRVDAIHRLTHRDSPDAINFGIKVSSGLSF
- a CDS encoding methyltransferase family protein; translated protein: MMVSIGNFFFRYRNNLFIVLYLLLFAPSPELFTQARFGDRYYLIPLIAGLLITVLGELIRGLTIGLAYIIRGGKDKKVYAERLVTEGIFSHGRNPLYVGNILMLVGVGILSNSLIYVAIVIPLFLFIYQAIVLAEENFLRNKFGAVFDQYCQQVNRWWIRLSGLGATLGSMRFNYKRWLLKEYNTLLVWLLGIAALLLYKYPVLPPTVNRWVVFGAVVLGLGLVYGYVRYLKKSGRMTEDMA